A window of the Hordeum vulgare subsp. vulgare chromosome 5H, MorexV3_pseudomolecules_assembly, whole genome shotgun sequence genome harbors these coding sequences:
- the LOC123398700 gene encoding probable glutathione S-transferase GSTU1, with protein MAGEKGLVLLNFWVSPFGQRCRIALAEKGLPYEYVEENLMAGKSDRLLRSNPVHKKVPVLLHDGRPVNESLIILNYLDDAFPDTPSLLPSDPYERAQARFWADYVDKKVYDCGTRLWKLKGEPHAQARAEMVEILKNLDGALGDKAFFGGDTFGFVDAAFVPFTSWFRSYETYGEFTVAEVAPRIAAWAKRCGERESVAESLYSPDKIYEFVGVLKKMHGVE; from the coding sequence ATGGCGGGTGAGAAGGGTTTGGTGCTGCTGAACTTCTGGGTGAGCCCGTTCGGGCAGCGGTGCCGCATCGCCCTGGCAGAGAAAGGCCTCCCCTACGAGTACGTCGAAGAGAACCTCATGGCCGGCAAGAGCGACCGCCTCCTCCGCTCCAACCCTGTCCACAAGAAGGTGCCGGTCCTCCTCCACGACGGCCGCCCCGTCAACGAGTCCCTCATCATCCTCAACTACCTCGACGACGCCTTCCCGGACACGCCCTCGCTGCTCCCCTCCGACCCCTACGAGCGCGCGCAGGCCCGCTTCTGGGCGGACTACGTCGACAAGAAGGTCTACGACTGCGGCACCCGGCTATGGAAGCTCAAGGGCGAGCCGCACGCGCAGGCGCGGGCCGAGATGGTGGAAATCCTGAAGAATCTGGACGGGGCGCTCGGCGACAAGGCCTTCTTCGGTGGCGATACCTTCGGGTTCGTGGACGCCGCGTTCGTGCCCTTCACGTCGTGGTTCCGCAGCTATGAGACATACGGCGAGTTCACCGTCGCGGAGGTGGCGCCGAGGATTGCAGCGTGGGCAAAGCGGTGCGGCGAACGGGAGAGCGTCGCCGAGAGCCTCTACTCGCCGGATAAAATTTATGAGTTCGTCGGCGTGCTCAAGAAGATGCACGGCGTCGAATAG